DNA sequence from the Butyricimonas faecalis genome:
GGATAGACACTGCCAATCCTGATGCAGATCATAGCCACATCGTATTGCAACAAGGCATTTATAAATGGGCAAAGGACACCTACGACTTTGCCTGTCGAAAATGGGGCGAGGAGAATATTATCAGTTTCGCAGTCCATTGTGACGAAACAAGTATCCATGCCCATGTGCAGACTATTCCTGTGGAGAAAGTCAAGAAACGTGGACGCATTGGTAGCAAGTATGTCAACAAGAACAATCCCGACATAGTGCTTTCAACTAAGGAATGGAGAGCATTACCCAAAGAGGAACGAGACAACTACACCAAGCAGACTGCCTCAAAGGATTATGTTGAGTGTGTGTCTTATGCCAAGGTGTGGGGAGAGACGAGAAAAGCAAAGTCGGAATATCTCTCGCAACTTCATACAGACTATCACAATGAGGTTGGCCGCAAGTATGGTCTTGCACGCGGTATCCCTTACAATGAATTGTCAGAGGAGGAAAAGCGAGGACGAAGGCATAAGAACAAAGTCGTTCTTGAAGCCGAGCGACAGGCGAAAGCTGCTCTTGACAAGGTGGAGAAATACGCTGTTCTTGCCACTATTGACAAGCAAGAGCTCACCTTCCCTCTTCTCAATATCAAGACACCTGTTCAAGAGGCAATGGATGCCGTTAAGAAAGAACTTGCCATTCCTATTCCTGCACTTATCGGACAAAAGACTTGGCGAGAGGAACGGACAACAAACATCAATGATGCTATCAAGGCTCTTGTAACAGCCATCAATGTTGAACGTGATAAGCAGAATTATGGTATACGAGCATCTGTCAACAAAACTTACACTTACTATATGCAGCAACTCAATCGCCTTATCAATGAGAATAGGTCGCTTGAAGCAGAGAACATAGTCTTGAAAGAAGAAAACGCAATAGTCAAAGAGCGTATATCTCAACTTGACGAGAATGCAATCAAACGAGTGGCTGCAGAAAAAGATGAAATGATTGGCCGTCTTAAAAGGCAACTGTCAGTTGCAAGGGATGAACTCACAGATATAGGCAATGACTACAATGCACTATTGTCAAAGTATAGGAATCTTGTTCTTCAATGGAATGAGATGAGGCATCAACCTGAAATCATAGATGCGATGCTGCGTGTGGAGGAACGCAAGAAAGAGGAAGCGGCAGCTAAACGAGAGGAGCAAGCCAAACAATCCAGATACCAAGACATCATAGACCGATTTATAAATGAAGGGTACGATGCCCTCAAAAGTTTCTCAAAGACAGGACGGATAGACTTCATTGAGAAAGAAGCCAACGCTATCTATTATGGCATCATGGCAACAGCATCAAAGTACAACCTTTCTCTCGACTCTGCAAAGAGAGTGGAAGCAGCCACAGACAAATTCCTTGCAGGTATGGTATGGGATGATTGCAGTAACTTTCGCAAGGAATGTGTTACATCATGGACAAAGATCTTTGCCACAAAGGGAGTCGTTTATACCGAACCCCTTTGTCAAAACTTACTTGCATTTGTCGACCACATGTCATGCAGCGCCGATACCTATGTCTCACTCAGCGGCTCAAACGGATGTGCCGACCAGCTTACGAATTGGGATGGCACACAGAAGGTCGGCTTGGGAACACCAGCCAAGAGAAAGACGCAAAAGCGTTGACCTTACACATAATGTATGTCACACAAAAGCACAGTTTCAACAAGTCCAATTTTGGGTAACTCCTCACCAATTCCCACCAATTCCCCAGTTAACAATAAGATTTTTTTGAGATTTATTCTTTATTCTGATTAAAAATGCCTATATTTGCACTCGGACTATCATGTCTCAACTGAATATCAGCCCAAGACGAGTTCTTGTAGAAGATATAATGAGACAGCTCACGCCGTGTGGAGCATGGTAAAATCGAAAGACATATCTGTGCGAAGCGGGCTTGGGTGGGACGATAGTTCTGACATATTGAAGGCGTTTACTCGACGCTGTGTTTAAGACGTACCGAATCTTGCAAATTCAAAATCCAGTCTTGAACGTAGCAACGGTAGATGTCCCGGGTGTGATTATATCAATCCCGTGGAGACCTTGTAAGCATAGATTGTGTCCTTGGGGGTGCAATGTAATATGCTGTATAGGTCTCTTTACGGATGCGATTTTCATATCGGCGTGGGCTCTAACGTTGTCTGTTCAACTGGATTTGGCAATGCAAGAGCCTTGGTACGTGGGACGGACAACAGGACGACTCACGCTTTTTTTTGTGTCGCAACTTAACCGAGTTCTGTCTAGAATAAAGTTAGCACCGATATGAAAATCGATGAATGTACACCAGAAAATGTACACACCGTTGGAGATGGTGAAACTCCTCCTTGCGCTGGGCTTACCCCCAACGTCCTCCCCGAAGCTCAAAGCACTATATCAGCAGTGAGTTCACATACAGGGGTGTCCACCAGAAATGTGCATACGGGAACGACATTAAAGCAACAGAAGCAGGAAGATACTCCCCATTGGTACGCCCTCCGTTGCACATATGGAAGAGAGAAAGCAGCATACGATTATTTTGTAGCTAAGGGCATCATCGCTTTCTATCCCACTACTAATGCAGTTAAAATTATCAACGGCAAACGCAAAGTTGTCGCTGAATCACGATTGCCCAACATTTTCTTCGCATTCGGTACAGAAGAACAAATTAAGACTTTTGTTTACGACAACGTAAACCTCCCATTCCTTCGTTTTTACTATCGCCACGTCCACGTTGGCTGCAGAATCAACAAGACACCATTGATAGTCCCCGACTATCAGATGGAAAGTCTGAAGATTATCTGTGCAGCCGATGCGGACAATACTATCGTGTCGTTAGACGAAGTGCCCAAGTTCGAGAAAGGTCAATTAGTACGAGTTGTTGACGGTGCATTCAAGGGAGTCGTTGGACGAGTGGCGAGATGGCAAGGACAACAGAGAGTAGGTGTGGTTGTTGAAGGTTTGATAACGATGGTGACAGCATATGTGCCAAATGCGTTTCTAGAATTAGTTGAATAATAACAAAAATGTTTATGAAAAAGATACTATTCCAATTTGTATTATGTGTATCATTTGTCATCAACATATTGTTATTATGCCCTTATAGGATATAGATGTTTTGAAGGACAGAGTTATAGTTATAAATTCTATAAGTTTATATTGGATCCTTGTGTAAAGAGAGGTCCAAATATCTCAAATTAAATGTCAGGGGCATGGATGGAGTGTCTTTTGAAAAGATTCTTTTGCCGTTCCAAAACATGGAAGCTTGATTTGAGATAGTGGCAATCACTAATGCCAACAAAAGTACAATTAAAATAAAGATTAAAGAAGTTCATATGAATAAAAAGTTCATTATTCCGATTGTGATCTGTACAATCATCATTATTGCAGTTATCTCTACCTGCGTTGGGAAGGGTAGTAAGATCAAACTAACATGGGATGCAGTACCTGCTCCAAAGGAAACAAAAGACTCTATTGAGCTAAAAGTATATGTAGAAAATTCCGGTAGTATGGATGCGTATATGTGTGCTGGATCAAATCTAAAAGATGCAGTTTTTGATTATGTAAGCGACTTGAAGCGATTGACTACATCCTGTTCATTGTACTATATCAATTCGAAAGTTATCCCTTTCACTGGGGACTTAAATACATATATTAAAAATCTTACCCCACAATCTTTTGCTAAAGCTGGTGGAAACCGAACGAATACAGACCTTCGTCAGATTTTTGACACGATAGTAAAGGCTAATGGCAAACAAACGGTTTCTATATTTATCTCAGATTGTATCCTTGACATTCCTCAGAATGCGATTGATTTTTTAGGGAATTACCAGATTTCTATTAAAAACACGTTTAATGAAGCTCTGGCAAAAAATCCCGAATTGGGAGTTGAAATAATCAAACTTGACTCCAAATTTAGTGGTTTTTGGTTTTGCGGACATAATCGGGAATTTTTGAAGGATGTAAAACGACCTTACTATATTTGGGTAATTGGTAATCAAAGGTATTTGGCTGAATTCAACCAAAAGGTTCCTGTCGAGAATATTATAGGCGGTATTAAAGAATATTGTGCGTACGCAGCTCCACAGAAAATACCATTCGATATGAGTAAAAGTACTTATGTAACAAACCATTCAGGAAAAATACATATTGAATTACTCGTAAATTTAAGAGGATCGTTGCAAAGCAGCAATCTGTATAAGAATATTGCACAATACAAATCTGCTAACCCTCAACAAGTAGCAGTGGCGTCGGTTGAAGAGATTATTGCTACAGATAGTCCGTATAGCCATGTTGTCACTTTAGAAATCTCCAATCCCGAGACATTGAAATCAGAAACGGTTTCTTTTTCTTACCCTTATTTGGCAACATGGATATCTAATTCAGATGACACAACAGGACAAAATATAAAAGAAAATCTTGACAAAACAACAGGACTAATGGCACTGATTAAGGGTGTGGCAGAAGTCTATAAGAACTCAACTACATATGGATCGGTTTCCTTTGAATTAAAAAATAAATAAAGTTAAATATCATGAGTGAATTTTTTGGAAGTATCTACTGCTGGCTCGAAGACTTCTTTGGAATAGAACTTGCAGAGTATCTTTGGGGAGAATCATCTCCAGAGCAGTTAAGCAACATGTTTATTGGCATCGGCCTTACCATGTTGGTGATTTCCCTAATTGTAGCTGTCTGCTACTATTACATTATTAATCATCCACGCCTGAACAATTGGTGGGGATGGCTTATATTCTTGGGTATTAACGCTGTGATAAACTTTGTAGTCGGATGGCAATGGGTTCTTAAAGATTATTATGCAGGATTAATGGTAAAAAAAGATGCCGCGACCCAAAAGATGGTTGACCTTCCTATCTACTCAGATGACATCCTTGCATTTGGAGTTACCAATATGCTTGATGCTATCATAGCTTTCATCATATTCTCGTATATTATCAAGTGGTGGAGTACAAACTGCTCCCGAGCTCCATTTTAACATATAAATATTATTAATCATGGCCAAACTATATGTATTCGGAATTGGAGGAACAGGTGCACGTGTTCTCCGTTCTTTCACAATGATGATGGCGGCAGGTGTAAATATTGGTGCAGACGAAATCGTGCCTATTATTATCGACCCCGACGCTTCTAATGCAGACTTAACAAGAACTGTAGCCCTTATGAACACCTACAGGACTATTCATTCTTCCCTTTCATTCACCCCGAAAAATGAGTCAACTTTCTTTAGAAAAGAGCTGTCCCAAATTCTTGTGAACTATACTCTTCGCATAAATGACACCGATGATAAGACATTTTTGCAGTTTATTGATCTTCCTTCCATGGATAAATCATCGCAGGCCATGATGAGAATGCTATTCTCTGAAAAGAACCTCGGCTCGTCTATGGATGTAGGCTTCAAGGGCAACCCCAATATCGGGAGTATTGTACTCAATCAAATTGTGGATTCTAATGACTTCCAGGATTTCGCCAACAACTTCGAATCGGGTGACAAGATTTTTATCATTAGTTCCATTTTTGGTGGAACTGGTGCAAGTGGTTTTCCTCTTTTATTGAAAACTCTTCGCACTGGAACTAACTTCCCAAACAATGATCTGATTAACCATGCAGAAATTGGTGCCATCACCATTCTTCCATATTTCAAACTGAAGAATGACGATGAAAGCGAGATTGATTCATCGACCTTCATCTCTAAGACCAAATCCGCATTGGCTTATTACGAAAACAATATCAGCAAGAATAAGTCTATTGATGCGCTTTATTTTCTTGCTGATAATGTTACAAATACCTATGAAAACCACGAAGGTGGATCAGCGCAGCAAAACGATGCTCATCTCGTAGAATTCCTTGCTGCTACTGCTATCGTGGATTTCAGTAACAAGCAACACGCAAATACGTCAAACAAAGAACTTGGTCTGAAGGAACTCACTAATTCTGTTACATTCGACTCCTTCTACGAGAATCAAAAACGTTTGCTTTTCGCCCCTTTGACAGAGTTCATGATGATGACCAACTGCCTGAATCACAAATTTGACTATTATTCGTCTAAGGATTTCAATGCCAACAATGACAACTTCAATGGTCTGTACGGGTCTTCTTTTATGACGGAGCTTCAGAACCTTACAGGTTTGTTCATCGAATGGCTTGACGAAATGAAGAGAAATAAACGCTCATTAGATCTTTTCAACCTTAACACAAAAGATAAACCTTTTGAGGTCGTCACAGGAGTTAAGCCTAAAAAGATAATCAGCCTTAAATCTGATTATGATTTAGTGACCGATCGTTTGAACTCAGCTGTCAAGAAATGCCAAAGTAAAGAAGACAACGACAAGTTCCTTGAAATGTTCTTCCTTGCCATGAGAAAATTGTTTAACGAAAAATTTAATGCGTAGCCATGTCAAAAGTATTTAGACTATATCGAGAGGGAACGTCCACCATTCGAGAATGGAACGAAAGCCCAGCATTCCCATACAATTCCAATGCTCGGGACACAATAGAAGATCCCGATGGAGCAAGTGCCAAAAATGAAATTACTTCAATCCCGTCTCCGTTTGCAAGAATAGATCTTGTGAAAACAGCCTTTAAGGAAGTATGTCGTAGAGCGACTCGTGATATTAGAGAGTTGGAAGGCAACACCATATTTCATAAGATGGTGTCAGATACTTTAGATGTCGGTGAGATCTTTTTCAATATCGATAAATTCAAAGATAAGATTGAAATCATCACTTGGAATCCGTCCGTGATGATTGATGCTCTGAAGAACGACCAAAACGCAAGCCACTTCTATGTGGCCGATGCCCTACAGAAGTATCTTGTTTCCGATGCTCGCACATATAACTTCGGACAGTTGAAGAACATCTATCTTCTGAATTATACGAATGGGCCAGATGAATTAAACATCATCGGTGCCACTTCACCGTCAACGTTATTCTTTAGCGGTGCGAATAGCCTTGAATATATTCAGGACATATTCTTTGCAAACAATGACCGCCCATTTGACGGCGACTATGTACCCCTTTATAAAAGAGACTTCGACTACATTAAGGCATGGTGGACACTCCGAAAGACAATCCCCGGCTTCTCAAACCTGTTCCCAGAAATTGAGAATTATCTTAACTTGACATTCAGGGCTATTTCAGACCAGATAATCAAGAACAAGTTAAACGAGATTACCCCAGCATCAGCTAAGGATTTCTCTTATATTGACGTGCAGTCACATCAACAGAGTAACCAGGTTGAAGTTCTTGGTACTGTCCTGTTTAAGAAGAAATCTTCAAGAGAAATTGAAAACGAGTTTACAATCCGTCCCGAACGAAGCGTAGCAGGTGTGAAGCCTCTTGTTCTTCCCGTTGAAGCAGGAAATAAATATGCTAGTCTGCAATATGCTAATGGTACATGGGGAAACACAAATAGAGCACCATACAAACCAAATGTTTCTAACATCGAACGTAGAACGCTACCTTATGAAGGCTCAACTTTTGCATATTTGACCATAGGAGATTTCCTTGAAGATTCTATAGTCAAGGTCCCTCATTCTTTGAATAAGAAGTATTTCTTCGACGGGAATATTAAAGATGTAGAGCAGATGACCTCTTTCTTACTCCCGATTAAGCCTCTTTACTTCAAGTACTTCTCCATTGAAACACTCAACTCAATTATGCCAGACGGTAAACCAGCGTTTGAGATGGAATCCATTGCCGGTGGCTCAGTAAATGTAGTTATACGCATACCTATTATGGGTAATGGTAATATAACTTACATTGAGTATCAGCGTATCTATTATGCCCAGAGGCAAGCTGAAGTCTCAGAGACTCAAAACTCTGGTGGCATGACAACCTTCGATTTTACAGGTCTTGTAATGCCTGCCATAAAGTTCCAAAATGAGGACGATGCTCTATATACGGTTTCCTGCGTAAGTACATTCTCCAATCAATTCAATTTTGATTTTTACCGAGAAGGGGAAATCATACGTGATATTCCTGTTGATTGCAGAAACAAAGAAAAAGGCCTGTTCGACTTTAAGGCCGAAACCTATACAATCCAGAATAGCAACTTTGACTTTATCAGAGTTTCTAATAAGGGAGGCGTTAGCAATGTAATTATTCCAAACTTCCTCACACATCAAAATCTGGAAGACTTTGAATTTGCTGTTGACTTGGGTACATCCAATACACATATTGAATTTAAGAAAGCTGACAATAATAGTTCTGACTCTTTCAACTATAAAGACTCAGAATCTATATTCGCAGAGTTCTTTGTTCAGTCCTTCCGCGAAATTCAAGGAAAACTCATTCCTTTAGATTTGATTGATGAAAACGACTTGATGGTTCGTGATTTCATTCCTGCTGTGGTAGGAGATGACTCAGATTTTTCTTTCCCAACACGAACCGCTTTGTCATATGCAAAATCTACTGACTGGACGGAGAAATTAAGAACATTCGGCTTAATAAATTTCGATATTACATACAATAAAAAATTAGGCATTGCATACAATGCAAAGCCTATGGTCAATATAAAATGGAGTAGCAAGCCTAATGCACAATCAGCAATGCAAGCTTACATCCGTAATATCATGATGATAATTCGCAACAAGGTCATTGCAAATAACGGTAGCCTTGCGCGAACAAAAATCACATGGTTCTATCCAAACAGCATGTCACCGCGCCGCCTTGCTCAACTACGCATGGCATGGAACGACTCCTACACAGAATTGTTTAACCATGATGGTGCGACAAGAAATCTATCAGAGTCTGTTGCTCCAATACAATTCTACTTCCGTAGATATGCGACAGCAACGAACCTCGTTAATGTGGATATTGGTGGTGGCACTACTGATATTGCCTTCTCTTCAAACGGCAAAGTAGAATATATCACGTCATTTAAGTTCGCTGCGAACTCGCTCTTTGAGGATTCTTTCTCTGACATTAATCCTAATAATGGTATTGTAGACTGGTTCAAGAATGACATTCTCGGACTTCTTCAGTCAAAACCAGAACTTAACGAACTAGTAAACATCTTTAATAGCAACCTCGGACAACCTGCAAATATGGCATCATTCCTTTTCTCGCTGAAAGATAATTCTGCCACAAAAGGACTTGCCCGTAATAATATTGATTTCAATAAGATACTTCAAAATGACACGAAGTTTAAGGTGGTGTTCATCATCTTCTATACTGCCATCATTTATCATATCGCTCAAATTGTAAAGGCAAAAGGGCTGAAAGCACCTCGTCATATAGCATTTAGCGGTAATGGTAGCAAGATTATTAGCATCATATCGTCTGACGCAAAAATTCTTGGTAAATACACAAAAATCATCTTCGAGAAAGTTTTGGAATCTGAATATGGTTCTGCCCTTGATATTCTTGGATTGGAGCA
Encoded proteins:
- the mobV gene encoding MobV family relaxase → MSTRQKYNMQSNIPRAAIHVGKDKKSFSAQVGNEAERRGWDENVYRLKNADKEKNNHYNFSRKNLNFEIVKDGKIVPLGSNPIPLHERIQMRLDELGFKPYMDARHPDQVSKNSPNCTVAMIFSGDHDVLYNLAFGNQRIDTANPDADHSHIVLQQGIYKWAKDTYDFACRKWGEENIISFAVHCDETSIHAHVQTIPVEKVKKRGRIGSKYVNKNNPDIVLSTKEWRALPKEERDNYTKQTASKDYVECVSYAKVWGETRKAKSEYLSQLHTDYHNEVGRKYGLARGIPYNELSEEEKRGRRHKNKVVLEAERQAKAALDKVEKYAVLATIDKQELTFPLLNIKTPVQEAMDAVKKELAIPIPALIGQKTWREERTTNINDAIKALVTAINVERDKQNYGIRASVNKTYTYYMQQLNRLINENRSLEAENIVLKEENAIVKERISQLDENAIKRVAAEKDEMIGRLKRQLSVARDELTDIGNDYNALLSKYRNLVLQWNEMRHQPEIIDAMLRVEERKKEEAAAKREEQAKQSRYQDIIDRFINEGYDALKSFSKTGRIDFIEKEANAIYYGIMATASKYNLSLDSAKRVEAATDKFLAGMVWDDCSNFRKECVTSWTKIFATKGVVYTEPLCQNLLAFVDHMSCSADTYVSLSGSNGCADQLTNWDGTQKVGLGTPAKRKTQKR
- a CDS encoding UpxY family transcription antiterminator: MKIDECTPENVHTVGDGETPPCAGLTPNVLPEAQSTISAVSSHTGVSTRNVHTGTTLKQQKQEDTPHWYALRCTYGREKAAYDYFVAKGIIAFYPTTNAVKIINGKRKVVAESRLPNIFFAFGTEEQIKTFVYDNVNLPFLRFYYRHVHVGCRINKTPLIVPDYQMESLKIICAADADNTIVSLDEVPKFEKGQLVRVVDGAFKGVVGRVARWQGQQRVGVVVEGLITMVTAYVPNAFLELVE
- a CDS encoding cell division protein FtsA, encoding MSKVFRLYREGTSTIREWNESPAFPYNSNARDTIEDPDGASAKNEITSIPSPFARIDLVKTAFKEVCRRATRDIRELEGNTIFHKMVSDTLDVGEIFFNIDKFKDKIEIITWNPSVMIDALKNDQNASHFYVADALQKYLVSDARTYNFGQLKNIYLLNYTNGPDELNIIGATSPSTLFFSGANSLEYIQDIFFANNDRPFDGDYVPLYKRDFDYIKAWWTLRKTIPGFSNLFPEIENYLNLTFRAISDQIIKNKLNEITPASAKDFSYIDVQSHQQSNQVEVLGTVLFKKKSSREIENEFTIRPERSVAGVKPLVLPVEAGNKYASLQYANGTWGNTNRAPYKPNVSNIERRTLPYEGSTFAYLTIGDFLEDSIVKVPHSLNKKYFFDGNIKDVEQMTSFLLPIKPLYFKYFSIETLNSIMPDGKPAFEMESIAGGSVNVVIRIPIMGNGNITYIEYQRIYYAQRQAEVSETQNSGGMTTFDFTGLVMPAIKFQNEDDALYTVSCVSTFSNQFNFDFYREGEIIRDIPVDCRNKEKGLFDFKAETYTIQNSNFDFIRVSNKGGVSNVIIPNFLTHQNLEDFEFAVDLGTSNTHIEFKKADNNSSDSFNYKDSESIFAEFFVQSFREIQGKLIPLDLIDENDLMVRDFIPAVVGDDSDFSFPTRTALSYAKSTDWTEKLRTFGLINFDITYNKKLGIAYNAKPMVNIKWSSKPNAQSAMQAYIRNIMMIIRNKVIANNGSLARTKITWFYPNSMSPRRLAQLRMAWNDSYTELFNHDGATRNLSESVAPIQFYFRRYATATNLVNVDIGGGTTDIAFSSNGKVEYITSFKFAANSLFEDSFSDINPNNGIVDWFKNDILGLLQSKPELNELVNIFNSNLGQPANMASFLFSLKDNSATKGLARNNIDFNKILQNDTKFKVVFIIFYTAIIYHIAQIVKAKGLKAPRHIAFSGNGSKIISIISSDAKILGKYTKIIFEKVLESEYGSALDILGLEQGSNPKESTCKGGLIATEAYDEEPETLVLRDSSGKLAGASDTYASISETQKADIVKSVKDFFRFTLTEMPSAFNLDNNFGVDNVTMKIAREECTKDLETYLDKGIELSIKESGNKDNLIEDAITFYPIKGVLQSLSSKIQEYYLENSSI